In one Acidimicrobium ferrooxidans DSM 10331 genomic region, the following are encoded:
- a CDS encoding acyl-CoA mutase large subunit family protein yields MGDLSAWSEAYRRAGTREEAFETLSGVPLAPLYGRHGALDPDDAGAMVDPDEELPGQYPYTRGVYASGYRTKRWTMRMFAGFSTAIETNQRFHELLANGGTGLSVAFDLPTLMGRDSDDPRSVGEVGKCGVAIDTLEDMRDLFSGIDLGAVTTSMTINAPAAFILASFIAVAEERGVARERLAGTLQNDILKEYQAQKEYYFPPRPSARLVRDTIAFTAAEMPKWHPISVSGYHIREAGSTAAEELAFTLANGFAYVELGQAAGLDVDAFAPQLSFFFNAHIDFFEEIAKYRAARRLWARWLRERYGARDPRSWQLRFHTQTAGVSLTAQQPEINVVRTALEALAGVLGGTQSLHTNSMDEVLSLPTDRAARIALRTQQVIAYETGVANVVDPLGGSYLVEALTDELEARASAIFAEIERLGGGSMLEGAFVGIDDGYYQGRIADSAYELEKRISAGERVIVGVNAFTAGNEEDEIPTLVIGPEVEARQIERLRRVRRQRDEEAQRTAIRRLVDEARDPERNLMPALIDAARARASVGEVMMALGEVFGLYEEPPR; encoded by the coding sequence ATGGGTGATCTGTCGGCTTGGTCGGAGGCGTATCGTCGAGCCGGAACGCGCGAGGAGGCCTTCGAGACGCTCTCGGGGGTGCCCCTCGCTCCCCTCTACGGGCGCCACGGCGCGCTCGACCCGGACGACGCGGGAGCCATGGTCGATCCCGACGAGGAGCTGCCTGGTCAGTATCCGTACACTCGAGGCGTCTACGCCTCGGGCTACCGAACGAAGCGCTGGACGATGCGCATGTTCGCGGGCTTCTCGACGGCCATCGAGACCAACCAGCGCTTCCACGAGCTGCTCGCCAACGGGGGCACCGGGCTCTCGGTCGCGTTCGACTTGCCGACGCTCATGGGACGCGACTCCGATGACCCTCGGTCGGTGGGCGAGGTGGGCAAGTGCGGGGTCGCCATCGACACGCTCGAGGACATGCGGGACCTGTTTAGCGGGATCGACCTCGGTGCGGTCACCACGTCGATGACCATCAACGCGCCAGCGGCGTTCATCCTCGCCAGTTTCATCGCGGTGGCGGAGGAGCGTGGCGTCGCACGAGAGCGCCTTGCGGGCACGCTCCAGAACGACATTCTGAAGGAGTATCAGGCGCAGAAGGAGTACTACTTCCCGCCTCGTCCATCGGCTCGACTGGTGCGTGACACCATCGCGTTCACCGCGGCCGAGATGCCGAAGTGGCATCCCATCTCCGTCTCGGGTTATCACATCCGCGAGGCCGGCTCGACCGCGGCCGAGGAACTCGCCTTCACGCTGGCCAACGGCTTCGCCTACGTCGAGCTCGGCCAGGCAGCCGGCCTCGACGTCGATGCGTTCGCGCCGCAGCTGTCATTCTTCTTCAATGCCCACATCGATTTCTTTGAAGAGATCGCGAAGTACCGCGCCGCACGGCGCCTCTGGGCCCGTTGGTTGAGGGAGCGCTACGGGGCGCGCGATCCACGTTCGTGGCAGTTGCGCTTCCACACGCAGACCGCCGGCGTGTCGCTGACCGCCCAGCAGCCAGAGATCAACGTGGTCCGGACTGCGCTCGAGGCGCTCGCAGGCGTGCTGGGCGGCACGCAGAGCCTGCACACCAACTCCATGGACGAGGTGCTCTCGCTGCCCACCGACCGTGCGGCTCGCATCGCGCTGCGCACGCAACAGGTGATCGCCTACGAGACGGGTGTGGCGAACGTCGTCGATCCTTTGGGCGGCTCCTACCTCGTCGAGGCGCTCACCGACGAGCTCGAAGCACGAGCCTCGGCGATCTTCGCCGAGATCGAGCGCCTCGGTGGGGGGTCCATGCTCGAGGGGGCCTTCGTCGGGATCGACGACGGTTACTACCAGGGCCGCATCGCAGACTCTGCCTACGAGCTCGAGAAGCGCATCAGCGCCGGAGAGCGGGTGATCGTCGGTGTGAACGCCTTCACCGCCGGCAACGAGGAGGACGAGATCCCGACGCTCGTGATCGGGCCCGAGGTCGAAGCGCGTCAGATCGAACGACTCAGGAGGGTGCGGCGTCAGCGTGACGAGGAGGCCCAGCGGACTGCGATCCGACGCCTCGTCGACGAGGCGCGCGATCCAGAGCGCAACCTCATGCCCGCTCTCATCGATGCCGCTCGCGCGAGAGCGAGCGTCGGCGAGGTGATGATGGCGCTCGGCGAGGTGTTCGGCCTCTACGAAGAGCCGCCTCGGTGA
- the glpX gene encoding class II fructose-bisphosphatase — MTIDDRTPDRNLALDLVRVTEAAALAASAWIGRGQKESADGAAVNAMRSILATVPMTGTVIIGEGEKDHAPMLYNGEVIGDGTGPVADVAVDPIEGTTPTAMGRWGAMSVIAVATRGSMFFPGPIVYMDKLASGPEGIGVVALDATPRDNIRELARAKGVAPKDITVAILDRPRHADLIEEVRSAGARVRLIGDGDVSAAVLTAIDESDVDLLMGVGGSPEAVLAAAAMRCLGGQLQARLWPRDTDERDRALAQGYDLEHVFATEELVDSDNVFFAGTGITDAELLRGVRIVGGRVHTHSIVMRSRSGTIRTVRAQHQLTKLRAIQLLS, encoded by the coding sequence GTGACCATCGACGACCGAACCCCGGACCGCAACCTCGCTCTCGACCTCGTCCGCGTCACGGAGGCAGCTGCGCTGGCTGCGAGCGCCTGGATCGGGCGCGGACAGAAGGAGTCCGCTGACGGCGCCGCGGTCAACGCGATGCGCTCGATCCTCGCGACCGTGCCCATGACCGGGACGGTCATCATCGGCGAGGGCGAGAAGGACCACGCCCCCATGCTCTACAACGGCGAGGTGATCGGCGACGGTACCGGCCCAGTGGCCGACGTTGCGGTCGACCCGATCGAGGGGACCACGCCAACCGCGATGGGGCGCTGGGGTGCGATGAGCGTGATCGCGGTCGCGACGCGTGGCTCGATGTTCTTCCCCGGGCCGATCGTCTACATGGACAAGCTGGCCTCCGGACCCGAGGGCATCGGCGTCGTCGCACTCGACGCAACGCCACGCGACAACATCCGCGAGCTGGCGCGTGCCAAGGGCGTCGCTCCCAAAGACATCACGGTTGCCATCCTCGATCGACCCCGCCATGCGGACCTCATCGAGGAGGTCCGTAGCGCCGGAGCCCGCGTGCGGCTGATCGGCGACGGCGACGTCTCGGCCGCGGTCCTCACCGCGATCGACGAGAGCGATGTCGATCTCCTCATGGGCGTCGGCGGCTCCCCGGAGGCGGTGCTGGCCGCGGCTGCGATGCGCTGTCTCGGCGGACAGCTGCAGGCCAGGCTGTGGCCCCGCGACACGGACGAGCGCGACCGGGCCCTCGCCCAGGGCTACGACCTCGAGCACGTCTTCGCGACCGAGGAGCTCGTCGACAGCGACAACGTCTTCTTTGCCGGGACCGGCATCACCGACGCCGAGCTCCTGCGCGGAGTTCGCATCGTGGGCGGACGCGTCCATACGCACTCGATCGTCATGCGCTCGCGTTCGGGCACCATCCGCACCGTACGCGCCCAGCATCAACTCACGAAGCTGAGGGCGATCCAGCTGCTGTCCTGA
- a CDS encoding 2'-5' RNA ligase family protein, giving the protein MSRVRVAVALVLSHAQEEGIDAVRRVVGSRALDRIVPHITLLPPHERDAAGVAALLRQVAEVVARLDPPVTEFSGIGVFANRRPTAHLAVADPDGWIAGLAAELGWPDDRPFVPHVTIREGGALESLEHLADLGTDFRAPLEPRAVAVLLVRMRDPRRWWRSVLEARVGESWIVVRSHLRLRVVVSDGAWLTQTAAPTLHQRSALAFVDDEVIGVVSARRASDAAWVLVDARVFDPDLRGFGVGSALRDALGASLAPAALVGPAGTALLEQRGAVAVGAPLARALGLAQDSSWIALSFVS; this is encoded by the coding sequence GTGAGCCGCGTTCGGGTCGCCGTCGCGCTGGTGCTGTCGCATGCCCAGGAGGAGGGCATCGATGCCGTGAGGCGTGTCGTCGGCTCGCGCGCGCTCGATCGCATCGTGCCGCACATCACGTTGCTGCCGCCGCATGAGCGTGACGCTGCCGGCGTTGCTGCACTCCTCCGGCAGGTCGCCGAGGTCGTCGCGCGGCTGGATCCACCAGTGACGGAGTTCTCGGGGATCGGCGTCTTCGCCAACCGGCGCCCGACCGCGCATCTGGCCGTGGCCGACCCTGACGGCTGGATCGCCGGGCTCGCCGCAGAGCTCGGGTGGCCGGACGATCGCCCGTTCGTGCCCCACGTGACCATTCGAGAGGGGGGTGCGCTCGAGTCGCTCGAACACCTCGCTGACCTCGGGACCGACTTCCGAGCACCGCTCGAGCCGAGGGCGGTCGCGGTCCTGCTCGTGCGGATGCGCGATCCGAGGCGATGGTGGCGCTCCGTGCTCGAGGCGCGCGTGGGCGAGAGCTGGATCGTCGTACGGTCGCACCTGCGGTTACGTGTCGTCGTCAGCGATGGAGCCTGGCTGACTCAGACCGCGGCGCCGACGCTGCACCAGCGCAGTGCCCTCGCCTTCGTCGACGATGAGGTCATCGGCGTCGTCTCAGCGCGACGAGCGAGCGATGCGGCCTGGGTGCTCGTCGATGCGCGTGTCTTCGACCCCGATCTGCGAGGGTTCGGTGTCGGCTCCGCGCTACGCGACGCCCTTGGCGCCTCGCTCGCCCCGGCCGCACTCGTTGGCCCCGCAGGAACGGCGTTGCTCGAGCAACGTGGCGCCGTCGCCGTTGGGGCTCCGCTCGCACGGGCCCTCGGGCTCGCTCAGGACAGCAGCTGGATCGCCCTCAGCTTCGTGAGTTGA
- a CDS encoding FoF1 ATP synthase subunit delta/epsilon — protein sequence MRATFDAVIATPEEVVFEGAVEELVMRVPTGDIAFLANHGRFVGEVEVCVAKLWLADGTQEELVIDGGLVRVGGNRAVVLARAAEFVGDIDQASLESRRRVVAELASDVDERFVAPYRAGLELRESRLSV from the coding sequence ATGCGCGCGACCTTCGATGCCGTGATCGCAACTCCCGAGGAGGTCGTGTTCGAGGGAGCCGTCGAAGAACTCGTCATGCGTGTCCCGACCGGCGACATCGCCTTCCTCGCCAACCACGGGCGTTTCGTCGGTGAGGTCGAGGTCTGTGTGGCCAAGCTCTGGCTCGCCGACGGCACCCAGGAGGAACTGGTCATCGACGGCGGTCTGGTGCGCGTCGGTGGCAACCGTGCCGTCGTGCTCGCGCGTGCCGCGGAGTTCGTGGGCGACATCGATCAGGCGTCGCTGGAGTCGCGGCGGCGTGTCGTCGCAGAGCTCGCGAGCGACGTGGACGAGCGCTTCGTGGCCCCCTATCGGGCGGGCCTCGAGCTGCGGGAGTCTCGGCTGTCGGTGTGA
- the atpD gene encoding F0F1 ATP synthase subunit beta, with product MTNAEHVLGRVVSIAGPVVDVEFPPDALPEINAALEMDAEVDGETVTITAEVARQLGEGRVRCICLRPTDGLRRGVPVRALGRGLSVPVGDAVLGHVFNVLGQPLDAPSLEGADDLWEIHRSAPPLEDLEPKAQMFETGIKVIDLLEPYVQGGKVGLFGGAGVGKTVLIMEMINRVAQQHGGVSVFAGVGERTREGTDLLLEMQESGVISKAALVYGQMDEPPGVRLRVGLAALTMAEYFRDVKDQDVLLFIDNIFRFVQAGSEVSALLGRLPSAVGYQPTLADEMGELQERITSTRRRSITSLQAVYVPADDYTDPAPFTTFTFLDATTELSRQIASLGIYPAVDPLASTSNILDPTIVGERHYQVARSVQQILQRYKDLQDIIAILGLDELSEEDKVIVARARRIQRFLSQPFFVAEVFTGLKGKYVPIAETIESFEAIVRGDLDQVPEQAFLNAGSIEDVWAKAKELG from the coding sequence ATGACCAACGCCGAGCATGTCCTTGGCCGAGTGGTCTCGATCGCGGGACCAGTGGTCGACGTGGAGTTCCCTCCCGACGCCTTGCCGGAGATCAACGCCGCTCTCGAGATGGACGCCGAGGTCGACGGCGAGACCGTCACCATCACCGCCGAGGTGGCGCGCCAGCTGGGGGAGGGACGGGTGCGCTGCATCTGTCTGCGACCCACCGATGGCCTGCGCCGTGGCGTGCCGGTGCGTGCGCTGGGGCGCGGGCTGAGCGTGCCCGTCGGGGATGCGGTGCTCGGCCACGTGTTCAACGTGCTCGGTCAACCCCTGGACGCCCCGTCGTTGGAGGGTGCTGACGACCTGTGGGAGATTCACCGGTCGGCACCGCCGCTCGAGGACCTGGAGCCGAAGGCCCAGATGTTCGAGACGGGCATCAAGGTCATCGACCTGCTCGAGCCCTACGTCCAAGGTGGCAAGGTCGGACTCTTCGGCGGTGCCGGCGTGGGCAAGACGGTGCTCATCATGGAGATGATCAACCGTGTGGCGCAGCAGCACGGCGGCGTGTCGGTGTTCGCTGGCGTGGGGGAGCGCACACGTGAGGGCACCGACCTGCTCCTCGAGATGCAAGAGTCGGGCGTCATCTCGAAGGCTGCACTCGTCTACGGGCAGATGGACGAGCCGCCGGGCGTACGTCTGCGCGTGGGGCTCGCTGCGCTGACCATGGCGGAGTACTTCCGCGACGTCAAGGATCAAGACGTCCTGCTGTTCATCGACAACATCTTCCGCTTCGTCCAGGCTGGGTCCGAGGTGTCGGCCCTGCTCGGGCGCTTGCCGTCGGCGGTTGGTTACCAGCCCACGCTCGCCGACGAGATGGGTGAGCTCCAAGAGCGGATCACCTCGACGAGGCGCCGCTCCATCACCTCGCTGCAGGCCGTCTACGTCCCGGCCGACGACTACACCGATCCGGCGCCGTTCACGACGTTCACGTTCCTCGATGCGACGACCGAGCTGTCGCGTCAGATCGCCTCACTCGGTATCTATCCCGCCGTGGATCCGCTGGCGTCGACGTCGAACATCCTCGATCCGACCATCGTCGGCGAGCGGCACTACCAGGTGGCTCGGAGCGTCCAGCAGATCCTGCAGCGCTACAAGGATCTGCAGGACATCATCGCCATCCTCGGGCTCGACGAGCTCTCCGAGGAGGACAAGGTCATCGTTGCCCGGGCGCGGCGCATCCAGCGGTTCCTGTCGCAGCCGTTCTTCGTGGCCGAGGTGTTCACCGGCCTCAAGGGGAAGTACGTGCCGATCGCGGAGACGATCGAGTCCTTCGAGGCGATCGTTCGCGGGGACCTCGATCAGGTTCCGGAGCAGGCGTTCTTGAACGCCGGCAGCATCGAGGACGTCTGGGCCAAGGCCAAGGAGCTCGGGTAG
- the atpG gene encoding ATP synthase F1 subunit gamma, with protein MAGGKERALRAQIRSVNSTKKIMKAMELIAASRIVKAVGRIAQARTYYRELSDATRTLVAAQPALRSPLLEASGPVAVVVVTADRGLCGAYNANVIRAFERRRRGGDVGVVVGVGRKFGSWAHFRGVGVDHQIDHVTHQPTYQQALRLFTPLIAQLEEGVIGGIDVISNRFYSLGSQRTEVTHLAPMRRDDLLDGTESRSEVETDPDLAVLTEVSLRDLIVAEGFGLLLEASAAEHAARQRAMKTATDNANELVRTLTRAMNRARQDAITTEIAEIVGGAEALATAGALKKESELL; from the coding sequence GTGGCGGGCGGCAAGGAGCGAGCACTGCGGGCACAGATCCGCAGTGTGAACTCGACCAAGAAGATCATGAAGGCGATGGAGCTCATCGCCGCCTCTCGCATCGTCAAGGCGGTGGGGCGCATCGCCCAGGCGCGTACGTACTATCGGGAACTCAGCGACGCCACACGAACGCTGGTCGCGGCGCAGCCAGCGTTGCGCAGTCCTCTGCTGGAGGCCTCCGGTCCCGTGGCCGTCGTCGTGGTCACCGCCGATCGCGGCCTGTGCGGAGCCTACAACGCCAACGTGATCCGAGCCTTCGAGCGGCGGCGTCGCGGTGGCGACGTGGGTGTCGTGGTGGGAGTCGGGCGCAAGTTCGGTTCCTGGGCGCATTTTCGCGGTGTCGGTGTCGATCACCAGATCGATCACGTCACCCACCAGCCGACCTACCAGCAGGCGCTCCGACTCTTCACTCCGCTGATCGCGCAGCTCGAAGAGGGTGTCATCGGTGGGATCGACGTCATTTCGAACCGCTTCTACTCGCTCGGGTCCCAGCGCACCGAGGTCACGCACCTCGCTCCGATGCGTCGAGACGATCTGTTGGACGGGACGGAGTCGCGCTCTGAGGTCGAGACCGACCCCGATCTGGCGGTGCTCACCGAGGTGAGCCTGCGTGACCTCATCGTGGCGGAGGGCTTCGGACTCTTGCTGGAAGCGTCCGCCGCCGAGCACGCTGCCCGGCAGCGGGCGATGAAGACCGCCACCGACAACGCCAACGAGTTGGTACGGACGCTGACACGAGCGATGAACCGAGCACGGCAGGATGCGATCACCACGGAGATCGCCGAGATCGTGGGTGGAGCCGAGGCTCTCGCGACGGCGGGGGCGCTGAAGAAGGAAAGTGAGCTGCTATGA